The following proteins come from a genomic window of Pseudomonas putida:
- a CDS encoding pilin assembly protein, producing the protein MKIRELAQHWEQNAAGTLSRTGHVLHLDLESEARLAALIDMYPKRTAEELLGELVAAALEELEASFPYVQGRQVIATDEEGDPLYEDVGPTPRFLSLSRQHLHNLSNATVDSDK; encoded by the coding sequence ATGAAAATTCGTGAACTCGCCCAGCATTGGGAACAGAATGCCGCCGGCACCCTCAGCCGTACGGGCCATGTCCTGCACCTGGACCTGGAGTCCGAGGCGCGCCTGGCCGCGCTGATCGACATGTACCCCAAACGCACGGCCGAAGAACTGCTCGGCGAACTGGTCGCAGCCGCCCTTGAAGAATTGGAGGCCAGCTTCCCCTATGTACAGGGCCGCCAGGTCATCGCCACTGACGAAGAGGGTGACCCACTTTACGAAGACGTTGGTCCTACGCCGCGCTTTCTCTCCCTGTCCCGCCAACACCTGCATAACTTGAGCAACGCTACAGTCGACAGCGACAAGTAA